acattttactcttctaataatactcaattggtgtgtgaggatcaaaaaagtgtgtgtgagaatcatccccatgATTTATATCTATGGACATGTACAATGGCCAACTGAATTACTCAATAATTGTCCCTTTCCAATTTTAGAACTTATGGTTAAGGTTAATTTAACAGTTAGTATAAAACCATGATATAGCATATCAAGTATGAAAAATGCAGCTTTTCTTTTATATTCATATATGGCTGCTATAAGATGACAGAGTATGTACTGAACCATAAATAACAAAGATATCAAGTATACTATATTTATACTCATGTTAGTACAACATTTTACACTTAAAGCAAGAATCTTTATGTTATTGTGTATACTATAGATTCAAATTCTCTCAAAAAAATTTTGGACATGATGCATTGGTGCAAGAAAGTGTATATACTGCATGTATACGTTTGAACATAAAGTTCAACTATTAGATTAAGAATCAGTCGTAGATCATGTTAATCTTTTCATGAATCCAAACACTCATATGGGTTTGCGTAGAAATATTCTTCTTCCTTCGGTTTATCAGAGATCATTACCCGCCGCATTGGTCGACCCATTCGATCTGCGTGCACTTCTTTGACCATGTTTGAAAACTCATCCCAGTTCAATGAGCCTTCACGGTATCGGTCGATTAAGTCAATCAAGACTTTTCTATCAAGCCGAATGGTCTTTTTAAACCCCAAGTATCTGGTACAAATTCAACATAAGTAGATGAGTATCAAGAAGATGAGGGTCTGTTAGAGATGGCAAATTGGGTGGGTCAAGTAATATAACAGGTCAAAATTAGGTCAGATCACATTGACCCAAAATAGTGCTAGAAAAAAATATGCTTTATAAATAACTTCAGCGTCACATATAATGACAAAGGAAACTTTTGATCAATTAGGTCTGTTTTCATTTTAGACGCTTTTTGTATTTTACCAGCTGACACGTTAGAAATGAAAACGTTAGCTGATACAGTCCGttcataagtaaatgggtcaaatTTGCTAGTGAAAAACGAGTTAATGAAATACCTTCTATGGCCTTCAACGACTCTAGCCATGTTTCCATCATATGTTGGAATAAAAATATCACTTTCTAACGAAACGTAATAATCAAGTGCAGCCATTTGTGACGAATGGTTTTGAAAGAACCCAAGCTCCAACGGGTCCAGCAGCATCTCCTTTCGAAcctaaatatataattataatcacaTATTATAAGTAAAGGGTTTTACAAAGTTTTACAAAATTTTACTCTTATTCACATATTTTCAGTGCTACAAGTAAATGTGGTAACTTTGACCCATTTACAGATGGTTTGATCATGGCTATGATTCAAATAGTTAGATCATCTTTGAATTGTAGAGGTTTTGTAATCACAGGTttatttttaattataaaagaattaATTTTTAGATAGAACTGTTTCAGTCGACGCAAAACCGATCCATTTTTGACCCATACCGGataattacccattttgacacattaGTTCATCACAAAGACCACCTGACCCATCTACTGACCAGATTTGGGAACGCTGCAGCTAAACTAGCCATACGCCGTTTCCCACCATAGATTTCACCCGCAGCAATATATATTTGAATGTTTCGATCAATTTTTAATGATCGTAAACTCAAAGCAGTTTCTTCTGGTGTCATAGGACACAACCCTTCTTTTCTTTTGAGATCCGAATCGATTTCTTTCTCTTTCCACCACGGATAAGTGTATCTAATAATTTTAAAGATACCCCAGATGAGAACTAATATAAAACTGAAATGGGTAGAAATAAAAATCAaatctttttaaaaaaaatcacCTCATTCTTGTTAATTCTTCTACTTCTTCAATGTTGCAGCCTTGTGTGCATCCCGAAAAAGCCAACATATCCATTTCATATCTAAGATGAAGAACCAAAAACGGCCCGTGTTTCCTAAGGATATTCACAACTTTTTTACCTAATTCCTCGATTTGTGACGTAAATCTCAAACCGCTAAAATTTACTCGACAACGAAGTTTCTGAATCTCTAAAGGGAGTCCGTTGTTAGCAAGTCGAGCGTCAGTTCTATTTAGATGTACAACTTTATACCTCCGTATTAGAGGAAGAATCTGAGAATGAatacatttttataaaattaaatttcaCCCTTTTTAAAATTGTGTTAAACAAACTAACCATAATCTTCGAGCATATAACGAACCTGATTATGATAATATGAAATGTCGGACCAACTAATTGGCGCCAAAGAGTGAAAATTTCCGAGTTCAACTCGTCTTTTAACCCTTGGAGGAAGCTCCTTTAATATCCGAACCTCGTTTCTTAAGGATTTAATAAAATGATCAACATCAAAGATGTCTTCGAAGTCACTGAAAAtcataaatttttaaattttacttaattcTTGCAATATTTATCTAATTTGACTTAAAAAAATTGATGAATTTACCTAGGATCAGCCCAAAATGACGATTTATCCAATTCTGGAACAATAAGTGTGACATTTAAGTATCTAGCAACTGCAACCATGTCACATATCTGCATACCATAATAACAATTACAACGTTAATTACTTGTAATTAAATAACGTGAAAAGAGTAGAACGTTAATTACTCACTGCTCCTCGCATTTGGTTAAGTCCTCCATTGCAAGAAACCATAAGATAACCATTGTTCTTGTAAGCCCCTGCAATGAAAAAATTCAAATACATGATTTCATAAGACACTCAATTAAAACTTATTACCAATTCAAAAACAAGTTCATATAAGTACAAAAAGAACCATTGTGCACTTTAGCATTCAAAAAACTGACAAAAAAGACATCACTAAAGAGCAAAAACTTGTAAAAAGATCAGTATAAAACCATAAAGCAGAAAATTTCAAGAAAATTACAAGAAAAAGAATACTATAACACAAACAGTAAACAGGATACAATCAGAATTACAAGAATCTACATTCATGTAACAAACCAAATGAACTAGGCAACtgatcataaatcaaccaaatgaAGTAAAAATTCAAGAACTTACTTTTAGGAGGAAGAGTCACTTTAGATTCAATAAAAGAAGATTTAATGTTAGTTTTTGGAGGTGTATAACAAGAAGGCCAAGTTTTTAACAATTTTGGACCCCAAACTTCACCAACAGTTAATAATTGAACAACACAGATCCATATCAACAAACTTGTCATACCCCTTGTCATCCACAATATCATTTTAGCTTGTGATGATACCATCAAACTTGATTTATATCCTTTATTACCTTCTCCACCACCTGTGAATGTCACCCAACCACCCATTTTATTCACTATCACCTGCTCCTCACAGTTTTCAACTAACCTAAAACACATTGTACTGaagctaatactaatattaacaacaCAATCATCTCTACTACTACAACTTTCTTGATTGCATTTCTCAACAAAACCCTTGACTCAATTTACTAAATTGGTACAAAATCAAGATAAAAACAAATTACACAAGTGGGTATTGGATTTGGTAATGTGGGTATTTATTTATTgtaaaaaagattcaaactttatccAAATATCTAATCATATTGTAATCCCCATTGGTGAAATCAAGAAATTTTGAAATGCTTTCTTTTGAAATCTTGAATTGatcaattaatcaataatgaagTAAATGAATAGACAAATGGAAACCCTTTTCAGTGTTGAATTCTTTGTCAGTTTTCCGATCAGATTCCGATGAGTGTCCCGGGAAAATGAGAGAGATTGTAGTTTTTGTATGTCGGTGAATAATTGTTGAGTGATGAGAATGAGGGTTTTATTTTGTTTTTACGTAAAGCTTTTAAGTTGTTGAGATGTGAAAAAACGAGTTCGAACTGAATTATTAAAATTTTAACCTAGTAATTATGCAGCCGACTACTGCCTTTTTTTTTTCATTCTGTTTTACATCAGAAAGGGAGATGATATTTCCACCACCCATTTTACTTGTTCCACCATAATTGACTAAACTACCCTTAATGAAAAGCTTACACAAATTGTTTAAAATTTTTTGTTATAATTTATTAAGGGATATTTAAGAAAAAAAGCTTTAAATTGTAATGGAACAAGTAAAATGAATGTTGGAGATATCATGTCCCCAGAAAAATTGGACCAAGAActttttcaagattttaatttgatAGTGTATTTAATTAGAAAATGAATATTAATGTTGAATGTTGATGTTAATACACTCTCATCTCCTtcctatcacttttattatttatctTTAATCTTTAATAGAAAAAAATATGCCTAAAATATATTGTCAAAAAAATCGAGTTAAAAATGATCGTTAGACTTTGTCAGTCAGATTTGT
This window of the Rutidosis leptorrhynchoides isolate AG116_Rl617_1_P2 chromosome 7, CSIRO_AGI_Rlap_v1, whole genome shotgun sequence genome carries:
- the LOC139857360 gene encoding rhamnogalacturonan I rhamnosyltransferase 1-like, producing MCFRLVENCEEQVIVNKMGGWVTFTGGGEGNKGYKSSLMVSSQAKMILWMTRGMTSLLIWICVVQLLTVGEVWGPKLLKTWPSCYTPPKTNIKSSFIESKVTLPPKRAYKNNGYLMVSCNGGLNQMRGAICDMVAVARYLNVTLIVPELDKSSFWADPSDFEDIFDVDHFIKSLRNEVRILKELPPRVKRRVELGNFHSLAPISWSDISYYHNQILPLIRRYKVVHLNRTDARLANNGLPLEIQKLRCRVNFSGLRFTSQIEELGKKVVNILRKHGPFLVLHLRYEMDMLAFSGCTQGCNIEEVEELTRMRYTYPWWKEKEIDSDLKRKEGLCPMTPEETALSLRSLKIDRNIQIYIAAGEIYGGKRRMASLAAAFPNLVRKEMLLDPLELGFFQNHSSQMAALDYYVSLESDIFIPTYDGNMARVVEGHRRYLGFKKTIRLDRKVLIDLIDRYREGSLNWDEFSNMVKEVHADRMGRPMRRVMISDKPKEEEYFYANPYECLDS